The genomic stretch TGATGTGTTGTTTCTATGTCTCCAGACCCGGAAGCATCCAAGCACGCGGAGAAAATTTGTTCGGCATAATCAAGGCTTTTACTAATTCTTCTAAGTTACAAAACAAATATCAAACAAATTATAGTGAAGTTAGAGCTAGCTTATTCAACGAAGAGCGGGCTGTATTCTTTGATTTTCTCTCATGGTTTATGGTATGCACTGATACTTATAGcaatataatttttaaaatcGGTCCATCTCGCTCTTTTGTTTTCTTATATTTATATTGCCGATTTTCAGATATTTTATTCCAAAAGGGTTGCTAAAGTTCTTCACAGCATTCCTATATTCTTATTCCTTGTAATGTCTTTTACACGTGGTCGGTCCCATTCTTGGTTCGCAACTTTATGTGATTTTGTGAAAGGTAAATCAGTAAATGGTTACTTCTTTATAAGACGTATTCTAATCGTGGCCTCCTTGTTGATCAGTTTAGTTGTATGTTTGACATTTTGAAATTTATTGGATTTGCAGGATTTCTGTTCCATGCAGCTGGGATGATATTGGCAGTTGTTGTGCCTGTTGCGTTTTCTTTGCTGAGATTACTGTTCTCATCTCAAACAATGAATTGGTAACTTCATTTAAATCAGTATCTAAGGTGTAACAGCTGAAATCCCTTAATGTATGTTTTTCGGTTCTCGTGTTAACATAATGGATGAAACACACAGGTTTGCTCATCCATTCTTGGCATTCATGATGTTTATACCTTGTGGACTTGTTGGTCTTATTATTCCAAGAATACTCTGGAGAAGCTTTCCTCTTTCTCAAGATGTCGCAATTGTCAAGAGATCAAAAGAGGTATTCCAGTACATTGAAAACATGTTTTTATTGGTTCCATTAATCGTTGTGTGAAATATTTTGTCGGAGAGAGAGATTTCTAAGTCCAAGACGCCTAACTTTTGATTTGACACGTAAATTTCAGGCACTATCTGATGAAGCAAGGTTTTGGGGAGCATTTGCGTTCTATGCCGTATTAACTTTGGTGCGCAGATTTAATATGTAGTCATAAAATTCAATCTTTTTGCAGCACGATGCGATGTATtcactttttttattttattttttggcTAACAAATTTAGTAAACATCAGGCTTATCTTGCAGCTGGGTTGAGTGGAGGTTTCGTGACTTTTTTTGCATCAGCTTCTATGCTTCCTTCATGGATATCCTTCTGCTTATCAGTCAAATCGTTCGGACGACGTTCATTCAGGTTGATCATAAATAACCATCtatgtttttttttttgcataaacAAATTTTCATGTCTTCATCTTCAGTCTTTCGAGCATCCTTTGCACATTACAGTACATTCGACTTGTGCCTTACTGCATTTATATGCATGCTATTTATCTAATTTTTTGTGCGGAATCTGTCATTCTAATTTTGCAATAACTTTTCTGTTCACTTCATTTTTTTCACTTTCTAGGTCAACAATGTTTTACATATTGCCTCTAGTTCCATGCCTTGCATATGCCGTTTATTTTGGCGGCTTTCTTGCTCAGTTTTTAATCGAGAAGATGGGCATGATGGGTTCTCTTCCTCTACCATATGGTTAGTTTTTGATAGAAATATACTGATAAATATTGAAGTAATATACTGTCAAAATGCTCGGTACTGAACATAACTCATTGCAGGGCACTATGTTCCGGATATTATCGTGGCTGCAGTAATTGGACTCGTAACTGGTTGGTCTGTTGGCCCTCTAATACCCATTTGTGGTCATTGGTTAGCAAGATCATCAATTGTGCGATTTCTGTTGCACCTCAGCGTGCTTGCTTTGGCGTTATCATCTCAGTTCTTTCCTTACTCCATGTCGGCTCCTAAGAGAATTGTTTTTCAGCATACTTTCCGAACTTCAGGTATTGATACCCGACAATTTTATCAGAAATGATAGTGTCAACTATTACAATTTTCATGACACCCTCTGAAACAGTAGCGACTTAATCTAGTGTCGACAATGTGTTCTTTTCTATTATCAGTTTAGTACTCAAATCAAATCTCCAATTTTTAATTTTCTGCTTTCAGATTTCTTACAAATTTTGTGATTTGGCAGGCTCGAGTCAGATAACGGAATCCACTTATGATTTTTCTGTACTAGATTCTAATTCCTTACAATTCCTATTCAAACATTCGCCTGAAGCAGCAGAAATATTGAATGTTACTTCAGAGTTTTCATTTGAATCCGCATCACGGTCTAACCGCCATGATTGGATGGTAAGTTTAGTGCCATTATTATATGAATATAGTGGTTAATATTCTTAGCGCTTGTGAATTCTAGAAATTATCGCGAAAAAAATTCTCTTTGTAGGTACTTTTTCCAGTTTCTTCTCTCTTTTCAAATAGTCTGAAATTCCCCGCAAACGAGGATGATATTTTGAAACAGTATCAATTCTTTCCCACATTATTTGTTCAAAATacttcttcaaattctgaaaaGGGACATAGAAGAATTCACTTGGATCTTTATTTAGGGTGAGTGAAAAATGGCGAATTCGCCGAGCATCGTACAAAAACACAATTTATGTTCCAAGTGGTTTCTATTTTTTTATCCTTGTTTTAATGCACGCATAACTTGATTTATATTCCTTTCAGTTCCTTAGAAGAAATCTGGGTTACCGTTCTTAACATCACCGGTCCGCTATCCAGTTGGTCGTTTGCAGATAATGCGCTTCCAGGTACAAAACCCGTATCATCGATTTTTCTTTTAGGTTGATAACATTTTTTGCTATTGCATTAAATTTGTTTGTATATGCACAGGAACCGAAGCGTATGGCGGAGGTCCACCATCGTATATACTGCGTCTTAGTGGACCAAGCGACAGGAACTGGTCTTTCTGGTTAGAGGTAAAGTTTCTTGCAGCATTAAATTTCTTCTTTTTCACAATAAAAGCTGAGATTCTATATTTGGTTGATAACATCAGGCTAACAGTTCTGAAGCATTGAGAGTGGAAGTTTCAGTTTTGGACCAAAAGTTGGTTGATCCTGCAAAGATATTAAAGAGTGTTTTCCCAGACTGGGTTGATGTAGTTGCTTATTCTAGTTTCATTTCTAGCTATACCTTTTAATAATTATCAAAGTTGTATAGGATAGTCATAGCCACAGGAATTGTTAGaataatttattaatttagttTATATTTTTATTCGATGTCATGGAATATCGTAAATATCTACCAAGTTCTGATATTTACAATGCGCTAAGTTTTAAGATATATTCATAGTTTTAAGAATATGGGGTTATCAGGAAATGTAACAATTTTCTCTTTGAAAATCAATTGTTTGAAACTCATTCATTCACAAAGAACACTAGTCAAGGTTATTCGTCTAAGACATAAGGACATATTTTCCTTGGTTGGTGAATGTTTCTGTCTCACTTTTGTTTGAGATTTCTCTTGTGTTTGGTGTGTTCTTAGGATGGGGCAAAGTGTTCGGTCTTTTTAAGACTTGGACAAAAATAAGTTGAAAAAATGCTACAAGAGACGTGAAAATCTTTGCAAATTACGAAATGGTTAAGGTGACAGAAAGAGATAAGGTTAGGCGAAAGAATAGATGTGTCCAGAAAGTTTGACATTGAAAACAATATAGAttaaatatttatataaaaaatattctccctccatttataaattattttgcaaaataaatttattttaagTGGTAATAgcattttacatgtaatatagACGACTTCTCCTTACCTTTTGTAAAAAACAACGGAGATTTCAACATTTGAAGATCGTCTTGTCTTAGATTTTCTAATAATCTGATTCACCAAAAATGTATTTATGACATGCTAATTATTTTGTTTGTGTTCTAATTCTTTTTCTAATGTCATGGCCTTTATCAATTAATTATTGTATTAAagacaaatgaaataaaaatcCTAAAACCTTTGAATTGATTCCGATCTTTCTAGTTCATCATTTTTTCAGATTATTCTATCCTTTCTTATCGCAATATCATTCCTAGTTCACCTATAAAGTGAAGTTAGGGTTTTAAAATGGATTGTAACGGAATTTTGTAATTCAAATGGAAGAGATATATTTATATGTAATTGTAATCAATTCACGAAGATACTGGTTTCGTTTCAAATACTCAGATGAATTCAAAAGGAAAATTTGGAGATGCAAGAATTTTGAAATAatatgtatgatttaattttGAATAGCTCTCAAAGTAGTAAAGTAATgcaaacacacgtataatataTTTAGGTTTGATCGATTAAAGAGTGACTTGGATCAGaccattttttctttcttttttagCCAAATTTACTCTCGGATCAGCAAATGCAAATGTCCCAAGCATAAAGGGAGTGTGGTAGTAGCTGGATGAATCTGAATTGCCTGGCTACTAAGTTGGATTGATAGCCAACAAAGCCATAGTCAGGAGTCCCAATTTCGATTTTGGTCGATAGGAGGGTGGGTGTCAAAAACGCCGCCTAGATAGAATTCGACATGGTAGCGGTTGAGGGCGACACACCAGGAAATCTATTTCTAAACCAGGATGGGCTAACACATCGGTTCATGATAAGAGTCATGGTCGAGACAAAAGTGGTCGACTTGACGAACAATTCTATGTATTTCATAAATATGATTCATGAGGGGGTGTCATAAAGAGTAGTTAAAGCAAGCCTTATGCCTTCAATGACTCTGTAGCTAGTATGTTCTATCAAAGTTTGGGATTCAATTATTTGAAGTTTGGGCTCAAATGTAGAATTTAGCTAAAGTTGTGGAAGTCATCAGGTTTTAGTCTTGTGATGGGCGCCACATCGAATAAAGTTGGTGCTAACATGCCACAAGGGAATTGGAAAGTGTTGGTCGAACCTTTTTAGAAAAAGATTGACGCTAACAACATGGTTGGATTATATTTAAAGATAGTTCTAGAAATTTTGATCACGTTGTAGATATCTAATTTCTGCCATTGTTTTTTTCCCTTGGGATTGAACTTTTTTTAGCCAAGTGAGATACTCTTTGTTTTGGGTCGGAGGCGCAGACTGAAAGACACGTGCATGTTTGTCCATAAAGGATGTGCCGAGAGCGCGTTCTTCGAACGCTGAAGGCATTGTAATTGGGTAACCTGGAAAGAAGTTATTAACTTTCACAGAATGTGACTTCGCAGTTGGGTAAGGCCCAAAAAATGCAAGGAGTTTACTAGATAAAGAAAAAGGAATAACTTGGTTCGCCCAGTTGGAGATTTTTTCTTTTAACAATGGTGGTTCAGGTACGAAATCCCTCCCTTCATCGTTTTCTTCTGGAAAAATCGTGAATGCCAAAAGGATTCTTACTAGTGTCAAATTTTGAAGTTGGAGTTTTGGTTGCCATTGTTGAGGTTAGTAGCTTTTGCAAAGAGAAAGTAAATTGTTTTTCTGCGTAAGTGAGTTAAGGAAATGCGTGaatgaagcagatgaaaagaATAATGGAGCTGAGTATTTATAATCTCAATTGCTGGTCAGAATCTAACACATGGCATACGCGTGAAGGTAGTGGAATAACTTCATGTGTTACAAAGTGGAAACATTAATGTGTGAAGGGTTAGTGAAAACGTGCACATTCATGTTCTCCTATAAATTATGAGTGATGATGAGATTATGAGAAATTCTTATGAAAAATGACAAAGCGCAGTAAAGTGGTAATGATGATGATGACATCAGCGGTGAAGTTAGAATAATATCGAAAATACACTAAAAAATGCCACTTTTCGCTTTTCTAATATAAATTGAAACATGGCATTTTGTTACCTTGGATTTTCaatatatataataatgataAGCAAGACACAAAGGTATATTATGGTGAGTTGTGAAGTCGAACGTGATCAATTGAGACCATAGGTTGAATTGCTTTTATCGAAGGGTGGTTTAACGTTTCCCAGTCGAGCATTAGTCAAAGATCAATGGGGACTTATGAAGTATGGACTTAATAAAATTTCCAATATTTGGGTTGGTTATTTTGATCAATCGAATGAGTCAAATGTAGATAAGACTATGTGGTTATTCAAAGACACATGGAAGTCCGTCGAAGATAACGGTTGCATGAGAACGAAGCGTGGCGTGATGTGTCTAGTCGGCCGTTGTGGGTAGTTATTTTTAGACTAGTATATAAGTAGATGTTTTATTTAGTTATAGAGATCCGCATTTGTACTAAAAATCCTGCAAACTCAAAGTATTTGTGTATTGAGAAACGGGTGAGGAAATATGTATGTATACGTTCCACATTTATGAATTTTAAGCATTTTACGTTCAAGTTTCTGAATTCAAGTTACTTTCTATTATTTTACCTTAAAATATTTGCGTTTCGATTTTAGCCACTTTATTTGTAAAGCTTTTACATTTCGATTTCACTTAAGTTCTTATCATTATCTTTCAAACACTACTCTTCGATTTCGACAACATGTTAAAAACTACAACTCACACAAATATGTTCTAGGATATTTTTGAGTTTAATTCTTTAAGTATTAATAAAAACTTATTTTGTTTACCAAATTTACAAGTAAACACTCCTCAGATAAGACTATTGCAGTCTCATATGACTCTAAGGATGAAACTAAACCTGAACCTGATGTTGATGGACTAGTGTTACAATTTGAGTATGAAACAAATGATGGTCTATGCTATTTGACGTAAGTTTGCACAAATTGGGTCAACCCTGCTGAGAATGATGATATTTGTTCTGAATTTAAAAGACGAATCAATTCTCTCTCTTGGGAGTTGTGAAAACTTTGTTATAAATATGTACAAAAGAAATTCCATGAAAAACTTTTTGAAATCATGGAGCCACTTATGGAGATGTTCAAACCAAAACCTCCACCTGCACCAGAAGTTGAACAAGAAACTAAAGTTACTCCTCCTCCTGAATATGAGATTCAAACTATTTATGGGACAAAGCCTTCTGAATCTGAATCCATTCCTCTATTGCTGAAGACTTGAAAGAACTGAAGCAAGATAATGGAGTTTTTACGTCTCATTTGGACAGACAAGAAGACATATTCAAGGAACAAGCTCAGACCAACACCAATATTTGAGGGTTGCTTTAAGTGATTATGTCAGGGTTGCTACCCCAACCTAAAACCAAAACCTTTTTTTATGTTgctttatgtttatgtttaaaTTTATTGTGGTAAGTGCTTCTCTGCATCTTTATCCTTTTAATATCAATGATATTTCCTTTTCTCGCTTCTATTTTATTTCCTTTGTTTTTTTATTGACGACAAAGGGGGAGAATAATATATATGATTTTGATATACTTATTTTCCTTTCTAATTTCAAACATCTATCTCTGACATTCTTTCTGACACATGACTATGATAATTTTGAATGATCTGTGAACTTTGAAAAAGTTCACCAATGCTACTAAGAATTTTTAGTCAAGAATTGTTAGTTAACTAGGATATCCAAAACTTAGTTTTAGAAAGAAGAAACCTAGATATGACTTTCTAACCAAGCTCTGATACAAGCCAGATTCTGAAGGAATCAAGAATTTATAACCAGGCTATTATGATTAATCAAGCTCTAATTTAACAACCAAGCTTAAAAGCTTAACCAGGCTCTGATACAAGATAAATTCCCGATAACTAGGTTTTCTGATACAaagtagattatgatgaaataTGAATCTGAATCTCGTACAGGGAAGTTCTCAATTTCATGCTGATTGAAATATTTTATGTATTAAAATTATTTTGAGTCTTAAACTCATGGGAGCTTGCAAAACTCACTCTTAAGATTTAAGTTGAGAAATATTTTTGATATTATAAAACTTAGGGGGAGTTTACAAACCTCATTGTGATATGTTTTTATATGATAAAACCGAGTAAAAATTGTTCCTAAAATTAtatggttttgtcatcatcaaaaagagggaGATTGCAAGAATAATATTTGGTTATGCATTTGGtcttatgttttgatgataacaatacatAGATTCATAAAGGATAATTGTGTATCCTAATGGTTTTGTTAAGTACGCGGATACTAGATATAAGTTTTGACTCTGAAAAAGTGTCGTGTGAAGTCATCAAACTCTGAACCTAGTGAACTCTGACTATAATATATCTTTT from Lathyrus oleraceus cultivar Zhongwan6 chromosome 7, CAAS_Psat_ZW6_1.0, whole genome shotgun sequence encodes the following:
- the LOC127105245 gene encoding uncharacterized protein LOC127105245 isoform X2; this translates as MRILIVRLVPLVPVIVVHVLVASMLEIARLIVDSGSALRRPVIFLFNGAEELFMLGSHGFMKTNKWHDTIGAFINVEASGTGGPDLVCQSGPSSWPSNIYAEAAMYPMATSAAQDVFPIIPGDTDYRIFSEDYGDIPGLDIIFLLGGYFYHTSYDTLEQFLPGSIQARGENLFGIIKAFTNSSKLQNKYQTNYSEVRASLFNEERAVFFDFLSWFMIFYSKRVAKVLHSIPIFLFLVMSFTRGRSHSWFATLCDFVKGFLFHAAGMILAVVVPVAFSLLRLLFSSQTMNWFAHPFLAFMMFIPCGLVGLIIPRILWRSFPLSQDVAIVKRSKEALSDEARFWGAFAFYAVLTLAYLAAGLSGGFVTFFASASMLPSWISFCLSVKSFGRRSFRSTMFYILPLVPCLAYAVYFGGFLAQFLIEKMGMMGSLPLPYGHYVPDIIVAAVIGLVTGWSVGPLIPICGHWLARSSIVRFLLHLSVLALALSSQFFPYSMSAPKRIVFQHTFRTSGSSQITESTYDFSVLDSNSLQFLFKHSPEAAEILNVTSEFSFESASRSNRHDWMVLFPVSSLFSNSLKFPANEDDILKQYQFFPTLFVQNTSSNSEKGHRRIHLDLYLGSLEEIWVTVLNITGPLSSWSFADNALPGTEAYGGGPPSYILRLSGPSDRNWSFWLEANSSEALRVEVSVLDQKLVDPAKILKSVFPDWVDVVAYSSFISSYTF
- the LOC127105245 gene encoding uncharacterized protein LOC127105245 isoform X1 codes for the protein MAFGFGSSDDVSGFKFLFLMALIYGLISMLTYSVIHMKFINPLLIDAPLDRFSEARAVEHVRMLSQEIDGRHEGRPGLKKAALYIKGELELIKDRATSNVRIEIEESTVSGSFNMNFLRHHIALGYRNHTNILMRISSLESKDTDPSVLVNAHFDSPLGSPGAGDCGSCVASMLEIARLIVDSGSALRRPVIFLFNGAEELFMLGSHGFMKTNKWHDTIGAFINVEASGTGGPDLVCQSGPSSWPSNIYAEAAMYPMATSAAQDVFPIIPGDTDYRIFSEDYGDIPGLDIIFLLGGYFYHTSYDTLEQFLPGSIQARGENLFGIIKAFTNSSKLQNKYQTNYSEVRASLFNEERAVFFDFLSWFMIFYSKRVAKVLHSIPIFLFLVMSFTRGRSHSWFATLCDFVKGFLFHAAGMILAVVVPVAFSLLRLLFSSQTMNWFAHPFLAFMMFIPCGLVGLIIPRILWRSFPLSQDVAIVKRSKEALSDEARFWGAFAFYAVLTLAYLAAGLSGGFVTFFASASMLPSWISFCLSVKSFGRRSFRSTMFYILPLVPCLAYAVYFGGFLAQFLIEKMGMMGSLPLPYGHYVPDIIVAAVIGLVTGWSVGPLIPICGHWLARSSIVRFLLHLSVLALALSSQFFPYSMSAPKRIVFQHTFRTSGSSQITESTYDFSVLDSNSLQFLFKHSPEAAEILNVTSEFSFESASRSNRHDWMVLFPVSSLFSNSLKFPANEDDILKQYQFFPTLFVQNTSSNSEKGHRRIHLDLYLGSLEEIWVTVLNITGPLSSWSFADNALPGTEAYGGGPPSYILRLSGPSDRNWSFWLEANSSEALRVEVSVLDQKLVDPAKILKSVFPDWVDVVAYSSFISSYTF